A genomic stretch from Lathyrus oleraceus cultivar Zhongwan6 chromosome 2, CAAS_Psat_ZW6_1.0, whole genome shotgun sequence includes:
- the LOC127117695 gene encoding uncharacterized protein LOC127117695, whose amino-acid sequence MAFSLTHTQFNFNPFHTHNLLLRLSLKTFASMSQGKSKRPICPSCSKPTRTCLCSRILTPPIPNSVHVTILQHALESNHPLNSVRIAILGLNNLTVSTVSDVNFQSRFLIQLLNSNSISVGNVSNSLFSHEIEEAHDLFGDKNSNLIDTDSDGLTNDVETVNQVSACVEVNDEVKLCDDTTSGYGEPAITVTIGKYGAISSLSHIWMQQCKSIELSFDNILSSPEACEALSKGFLVKKLQKKLLNREESVEEYEEFELEVCPGSVLLFPSDNAVSVSDLDSVGFEVKNLIVLDGTWAKAKRIYSENPWLNILPHLKLEVSEMSLYGDVRNQPKAGYLSTIESIVFALKAVGEDHKGLNNLLDTFESMVGDQRRCKDERLSKLLPS is encoded by the coding sequence ATGGCGTTTTCTCTCACTCACACCCAATTCAATTTTAACCCTTTTCACACACACAACCTTCTTCTACGACTATCCCTCAAAACTTTTGCATCAATGTCGCAGGGTAAATCCAAAAGACCCATTTGCCCTTCATGTTCCAAACCCACCCGAACTTGTCTCTGCTCTCGAATCCTTACCCCTCCGATCCCTAATTCCGTCCATGTAACCATTCTTCAGCACGCTCTTGAGTCTAACCACCCACTTAATTCTGTCAGAATCGCTATATTGGGACTCAACAATCTCACTGTTTCAACTGTTTCTGATGTTAACTTTCAATCTCGCTTCCTTATTCAACTTTTAAATTCCAATTCAATTTCTGTTGGAAATGTGTCTAACAGTTTGTTTTCACATGAAATTGAAGAGGCCCATGATTTGTTTGGTGATAAAAATTCTAACTTGATTGATACTGATAGCGATGGTTTGACAAATGATGTTGAAACTGTGAATCAAGTGAGTGCTTGTGTAGAGGTGAATGATGAAGTTAAGCTTTGTGATGATACAACTAGTGGTTATGGAGAACCTGCTATTACTGTTACCATTGGCAAATATGGTGCAATTTCATCTCTGTCTCATATTTGGATGCAGCAATGTAAATCTATTGAGTTAAGCTTTGACAATATTTTGTCTTCTCCTGAAGCATGTGAAGCACTCTCAAAAGGGTTTTTGGTGAAGAAGTTGCAAAAGAAGCTATTGAATAGGGAAGAAAGTGTGGAAGAATATGAGGAATTTGAGCTTGAGGTGTGTCCTGGATCAGTTCTACTTTTTCCTTCTGATAATGCTGTTAGTGTTAGTGACTTAGATTCTGTTGGTTTTGAGGTGAAGAACTTGATTGTTCTTGATGGAACTTGGGCTAAGGCTAAGAGGATTTATAGTGAAAATCCTTGGCTCAACATTTTGCCGCATTTGAAGTTGGAAGTGAGTGAAATGAGCTTATATGGTGATGTGAGGAATCAGCCTAAAGCTGGTTATTTGTCCACCATTGAGAGCATTGTGTTTGCTTTGAAGGCAGTTGGGGAGGATCACAAGGGTTTGAATAATCTTTTGGATACTTTTGAGTCCATGGTTGGAGATCAAAGGCGGTGTAAAGATGAGAGACTGAGCAAACTCCTCCCTAGTTGA